Proteins encoded together in one uncultured Fibrobacter sp. window:
- the nrdG gene encoding anaerobic ribonucleoside-triphosphate reductase activating protein, giving the protein METVYPRLRIAGIVPESFVDGPGIRLTVFVQGCPHHCPGCHNPQTHDFEGGHFIDREDILDMIEENPLLDGITFSGGEPFAQAAGLVPLAREVKERGFHLMIYTGYTYERLMELSPEHPELLELLSFADVLVDGPFILAKRSLELKFRGSTNQRLIDVQESLSAGHVVLHQMQVDEMAEHPEWVLQS; this is encoded by the coding sequence ATGGAAACTGTGTATCCTCGTCTCCGCATAGCGGGGATTGTTCCTGAATCCTTTGTCGATGGCCCGGGCATTCGCCTGACGGTCTTTGTCCAGGGCTGTCCTCATCATTGCCCTGGCTGCCATAATCCCCAGACTCACGATTTCGAGGGTGGGCATTTTATCGACCGCGAGGATATTCTGGACATGATTGAGGAAAATCCGCTGCTCGACGGCATTACGTTCAGTGGCGGTGAACCTTTTGCCCAGGCGGCAGGGCTTGTTCCATTGGCCCGTGAGGTCAAGGAACGGGGCTTCCACCTGATGATTTACACAGGCTATACGTACGAGAGGCTCATGGAATTGTCTCCGGAGCATCCCGAATTGCTGGAACTGCTGTCCTTTGCCGATGTACTCGTCGACGGGCCGTTCATTCTGGCGAAGCGTTCCCTGGAACTCAAGTTCCGTGGCTCGACCAATCAGCGCCTCATCGATGTGCAGGAAAGCCTCTCTGCAGGCCATGTCGTGCTGCACCAGATGCAGGTCGACGAGATGGCCGAACATCCGGAGTGGGTGTTGCAGAGCTAA
- a CDS encoding integrase core domain-containing protein, with protein sequence MRNAFDAPYDNVCMESFFASFTRKLVYRRDFNDLENVRKVIFTYIEQFYNWKWLHYSPGYMPPLEYMLSKRTVLRSSYTTL encoded by the coding sequence CTGCGTAATGCCTTTGATGCCCCTTACGACAATGTCTGCATGGAGAGTTTCTTCGCCAGTTTCACGAGGAAACTGGTCTATAGGCGGGACTTTAATGACCTAGAGAACGTGCGGAAGGTCATTTTCACGTATATTGAGCAGTTTTACAACTGGAAATGGCTCCATTACTCGCCTGGGTACATGCCCCCGCTGGAATATATGCTCTCAAAACGGACTGTTTTGCGTTCAAGTTATACTACTTTATAA
- a CDS encoding adenylate/guanylate cyclase domain-containing protein, whose product MTARKFRAICNYIAGWILATVCISALGMTAFGEFSLSKLFFMLQLSIFVGLSHGIYDVVVLQDEMDHRSVPTALFIRSLYFIANISINYALCILLWDMNTNSGQFITDHGLAKVAEEFSSPECITTIALLFFLAHFFTFSNSVHKKFGTRVFINTLLGKYQDPVEEDLIFMFIDLRHSTEFAEELGHVKYSSFMKDYYRLLSNCCAENRGDIYQIAGDGAFLTWKTSACKRHARPINCFYDFAVCLERTKPRFMKKYGVAPSFKAGAHCGKVISTEVGNFGSEMAYHGDVLNTTSRIQSLCSKLGKDFLISEDLYIKLPLPLPHEYFCHKEGFFELRGKKKEILIFSLHTP is encoded by the coding sequence ATGACAGCACGCAAATTCAGAGCCATCTGCAACTACATTGCAGGATGGATTCTGGCGACAGTCTGCATATCGGCCCTCGGCATGACCGCATTTGGAGAATTCAGCCTCTCCAAGCTGTTCTTCATGCTGCAACTTTCCATATTCGTGGGGCTTTCGCACGGGATATACGATGTCGTTGTCCTCCAAGACGAAATGGACCACCGCAGCGTCCCTACGGCACTGTTCATACGATCACTCTACTTTATTGCAAACATCAGTATAAACTACGCACTATGCATCCTCCTCTGGGATATGAACACTAATTCAGGCCAGTTCATCACGGATCATGGGCTCGCAAAGGTCGCAGAAGAGTTTTCATCCCCGGAATGCATTACAACAATCGCGCTGTTGTTCTTTCTCGCCCACTTTTTTACTTTTTCGAATTCCGTACACAAGAAATTCGGCACCCGCGTGTTTATCAATACGCTCCTCGGTAAATACCAAGACCCCGTAGAAGAAGACCTGATATTCATGTTCATCGACTTGCGACACTCAACGGAATTTGCCGAAGAGCTCGGCCATGTCAAGTACAGCAGTTTCATGAAGGACTACTACAGGTTGCTCTCGAACTGTTGCGCGGAAAACCGCGGAGACATATACCAGATTGCCGGCGACGGAGCCTTCCTCACCTGGAAAACGTCCGCCTGCAAGAGGCACGCCCGCCCCATCAACTGCTTTTACGACTTCGCCGTCTGCCTCGAAAGGACAAAACCCCGCTTCATGAAAAAATACGGTGTAGCACCTTCGTTCAAGGCCGGAGCGCACTGCGGCAAGGTGATTTCCACGGAAGTCGGGAATTTCGGCAGCGAAATGGCCTACCACGGCGATGTACTGAATACTACCAGCCGTATTCAGAGCCTTTGCTCCAAGCTGGGGAAGGATTTTTTGATTTCGGAAGACCTCTACATCAAGCTTCCGCTCCCTCTCCCCCACGAATATTTCTGCCATAAGGAAGGATTTTTCGAATTAAGGGGAAAAAAGAAAGAAATTTTAATTTTTTCTCTCCATACCCCTTGA
- the hemW gene encoding radical SAM family heme chaperone HemW codes for MLGIYIHVPFCKKVCDYCDFRVMPVPRSRLFFEYTDLLIREMQGFAQRNAGVLESASTLYLGGGTPSLLPSECLVRLFDALGSLGVDVHSLREVSMEFNPESCNESTIALARECGVRRISLGLQSFHGDILERIGRHHSVEEGIRALELLCMQPEVEVNGDLMFNLPGQSVAEFLEDLDYLASFPLDHVSFYGLTVADRTRLGHRIARDELYVDENLYGEMYLKGVDLLKERGFERYEVSNFCRAGKWSAHNKNYWDRGEYIGFGPGAHSYFKGLRFHAPEIYLGWKKFVLNGMPKDLLCIDSLTPDDIWTERVWLSLRQNSGLDLEILRRDGIELKESSYSKWLKNGCLVKEGDALRLVGYGWVVMDSIVTDVLNGYIPI; via the coding sequence ATGCTTGGAATATATATACATGTACCTTTTTGCAAGAAAGTTTGCGACTATTGCGATTTTCGTGTGATGCCGGTGCCCCGTTCCAGGCTTTTTTTTGAATATACAGATTTGCTTATTCGCGAGATGCAAGGCTTTGCACAGAGGAATGCTGGCGTGCTGGAGTCTGCGTCAACACTTTACTTGGGAGGCGGGACTCCGTCGCTGTTGCCTAGCGAGTGCCTTGTGCGGTTGTTCGATGCGCTTGGTTCTCTCGGTGTTGATGTACATAGCCTCCGTGAAGTTTCGATGGAGTTCAATCCTGAATCGTGCAACGAATCTACTATAGCGCTTGCCCGCGAGTGTGGCGTAAGGCGCATCAGCCTTGGGCTCCAATCGTTCCATGGCGATATCTTGGAACGCATCGGTCGGCATCATTCCGTAGAAGAAGGAATCCGGGCGCTTGAACTGCTTTGTATGCAACCGGAGGTAGAGGTCAACGGCGATCTCATGTTCAACTTGCCTGGGCAATCTGTTGCAGAATTCCTCGAAGACCTGGATTATCTGGCCAGTTTCCCGCTGGATCACGTGAGTTTTTATGGACTCACCGTTGCAGACCGTACGCGTCTCGGTCACCGGATTGCGCGGGACGAACTGTATGTGGACGAGAACTTGTACGGAGAAATGTATCTCAAGGGAGTTGACCTGCTTAAAGAGCGGGGATTCGAACGGTACGAGGTTTCCAATTTTTGCCGTGCGGGCAAATGGAGTGCCCACAATAAAAATTATTGGGATCGCGGGGAATACATTGGTTTTGGACCGGGCGCACACTCCTATTTTAAAGGGTTGCGCTTCCATGCACCGGAAATTTATCTGGGATGGAAGAAGTTTGTTCTAAATGGAATGCCGAAAGACTTACTTTGCATAGATTCCTTGACACCAGACGACATCTGGACGGAGCGTGTTTGGCTTTCTTTGAGGCAAAATTCCGGTTTGGACTTGGAAATTTTGCGCAGGGACGGCATCGAATTGAAGGAATCCTCTTATTCAAAATGGCTCAAAAACGGCTGCTTGGTAAAGGAGGGGGACGCTCTCCGGTTGGTGGGCTACGGCTGGGTGGTCATGGATTCCATTGTGACCGATGTTCTAAACGGATATATTCCAATTTGA